The Rhizobium sp. CCGE531 genomic sequence GAATCTTTCGTGCAACCATCAACATCTCTGTAGTTAGTTCAATGTCCTGAAATCGTGCGAACCGCCGCCAAATTGCATCGTACGCTCGACTTTCACTCAACTCGACAAAGCCAAAAGGCATTGACTTCCATCTCCCTCAGAGCGCGAATATAATCGCAAGCTGTACCAGCAATACGCTAATCGCCACATAAATGAGCATTTATGAATTTTTACACAAGCACTTGCCAACTGGCTTCCACTGCTTCACATCGCGTCGCATTGCTTTGCGATGGTCACGGCGAGATGGCTTTGTTTCAAGCCTTTAGGAGGCCTTTCGTTAGGCCATGGGGCATCTCCTCTCCGGCGCGCCACTTTCCCAAGTGCCCGAGGCGGCGCGCAAACCAGTATCGGACGCATCCCGGTAATCGAGAAGGCTCAGCGCCGGGACGACCATTCCGCATCGCAACACCCACAAACGCCTGATCACATAAAGCCCGGATTTCGCGGCAGATATTGCGTCCAGTCGCCATAGCCGGGCGATGCCATCAACAGCATCGGGAAGGTGATCCGCATGCCTTGATGGACCGCGAGGCTCAAGGCGCTGTCGCACGTGCCTGGCAGGAATGCCGATATCTTTTCGGCAGAGCCATCTGCCGCCAGCTTCAGCATGGTCGCAAAGGCATCATGAAGAAAGTCGGGTCGCGTGACCGCGAGGGGACCGATGTGCCCGTTGGAGGCGAGATAGCCGTAGCCGACGATATCGTCGCCTGCATAGAGCAAAACCCCTTTGGTCGCCGGGTCGTCGAGCAGATAGCGGTGATGCTTCTCCCGCGAGACGCCGATGGCGCGGGAATCGATCTCGGCAAGATTTTTCATGGTCGCGGCGCCGTTGTCGATCGCGGTGGCGCGCAATGGCGGCTCCGGCAAGGTCTGCTTTATCCGTTCGCGCTCGACGTTGAAAAAGTAAATCGGCATTTTGGGAAAGAGGCCGTGCCGCATGTAAAGGCCCTGCGAGACACGATTGAAGGTGAAGGTAATCAATGCCTTGTGAGCCGCTCCCGATTGCCGGGCGTGCTCCATGGTTCGTTCCAACAGTTCATTCCCGATGCCCTGGCCCTGTCGGGCGGGATCGACG encodes the following:
- a CDS encoding GNAT family N-acetyltransferase → MPLVYRPARADDLAATDALVVASINDLTVRHGFGPMAAASPPGFQLFSLKDDPDGLWVAEDGGEILGFAWSWVCGDVWFLAQLFVDPARQGQGIGNELLERTMEHARQSGAAHKALITFTFNRVSQGLYMRHGLFPKMPIYFFNVERERIKQTLPEPPLRATAIDNGAATMKNLAEIDSRAIGVSREKHHRYLLDDPATKGVLLYAGDDIVGYGYLASNGHIGPLAVTRPDFLHDAFATMLKLAADGSAEKISAFLPGTCDSALSLAVHQGMRITFPMLLMASPGYGDWTQYLPRNPGFM